One bacterium DNA segment encodes these proteins:
- a CDS encoding aspartyl protease family protein, whose translation MKHSKSKLVWCLFALLLCPALVSAQSDAYDVLNKNIAASGGLEKLKAERSQYVEGTLAIAGLSGTMKIWTMKPNFSRNEVDLKVLRITQGENADGQWVLDSNGKLQLITKRDEASLKRKDVKQRMAEYEFLDPKSTVFNVEAAGMDTANGVNCHVIKVSNTINADVMTSYINASSFLLERATSSEGEESSDSYFGDYRDVGGLKVAHYTKQISILTGQVQEFSITKYESNPVIEVAFFDPPAETKKDYRFTNGSSAENTPFKFSGGHIYMPVTVNCKERYWVLDTGASMSVIGSKFAKELGLETMGNMKGGASNSTVDIQFATLPPFSVKGIEFDAQQIAVIDMEPLNKLINIQIDGILGFDFLSRFVTKVDYAHELVSFYDPKTFSYVGDGTKLDVHLKDGVFVAKTTLDGKHTGTWLCDLGASGTSLEGAYAKRSGFLERSGVESMGRGAGDAFRTKRVMCDSIAFAGYTLKNPKIAFPIDKIDTVSAPDEIGNLGNTLFRNFVLYVDYANEQMIVEQGDKFGIEWPDDRSGLQLIRGDGDEIKVWFASPGTPSAKAGFQENDQIMSINDIPVGQLAGIDAIRNVLCAKAGTQYRVTVKRAGKELQLNLTLKELL comes from the coding sequence GTGAAACACAGCAAGTCAAAGTTAGTGTGGTGTTTGTTTGCGCTGCTCTTGTGCCCTGCATTAGTATCTGCACAGAGCGATGCGTACGACGTTCTAAACAAAAACATCGCCGCCAGCGGCGGACTTGAGAAGCTCAAGGCTGAGAGATCACAATATGTTGAGGGCACGCTTGCAATTGCAGGACTGTCCGGCACAATGAAGATTTGGACGATGAAGCCGAATTTCAGCCGCAACGAAGTGGATCTGAAAGTACTGCGCATCACACAGGGCGAAAATGCCGACGGCCAATGGGTACTCGACTCCAATGGCAAACTGCAACTGATTACCAAACGCGATGAGGCGAGCCTGAAGAGAAAGGACGTCAAACAGCGGATGGCGGAATACGAGTTTCTCGATCCCAAATCAACCGTGTTCAATGTCGAAGCGGCAGGGATGGATACCGCCAACGGCGTCAACTGCCATGTTATCAAGGTATCCAATACGATCAATGCCGATGTGATGACGAGTTACATCAATGCGAGTTCATTTTTGCTCGAACGTGCAACTTCCAGTGAGGGTGAGGAGAGCAGCGATTCCTATTTTGGGGATTATCGCGATGTTGGCGGACTCAAAGTGGCGCACTATACCAAGCAGATCTCGATTCTCACCGGACAAGTGCAGGAATTTAGCATTACCAAGTATGAGTCGAATCCGGTAATTGAAGTGGCATTCTTTGACCCTCCGGCAGAGACTAAGAAAGACTACCGGTTCACCAATGGCAGCAGCGCTGAGAACACTCCTTTCAAGTTTAGCGGCGGTCACATCTATATGCCGGTTACGGTCAACTGCAAGGAGCGCTATTGGGTTCTCGACACTGGGGCGAGCATGTCGGTGATTGGCTCAAAGTTTGCCAAGGAATTGGGGTTAGAAACGATGGGCAATATGAAAGGCGGCGCATCGAATAGTACTGTGGACATACAGTTTGCGACCTTGCCGCCGTTCTCGGTGAAGGGAATCGAATTTGACGCTCAACAGATTGCAGTGATCGATATGGAGCCGCTGAATAAACTGATCAATATTCAGATCGACGGAATTCTCGGATTTGATTTTCTATCGCGATTTGTGACAAAGGTCGACTATGCGCATGAGCTGGTGTCGTTTTATGATCCGAAGACTTTTTCATATGTCGGCGACGGCACAAAGCTGGATGTGCATTTGAAAGATGGCGTATTCGTGGCGAAGACGACGCTTGATGGTAAGCATACCGGGACGTGGCTGTGCGATTTGGGTGCATCGGGAACGTCGCTTGAGGGTGCTTATGCAAAGCGCAGTGGGTTTCTTGAACGCAGTGGTGTTGAATCGATGGGACGCGGAGCTGGCGATGCGTTTCGCACCAAGCGAGTGATGTGCGATAGTATTGCTTTTGCAGGATACACGCTGAAGAATCCGAAAATTGCCTTCCCTATCGACAAGATCGATACGGTTTCGGCGCCGGATGAAATCGGCAATCTCGGCAACACGTTGTTCCGCAATTTCGTGCTGTATGTGGACTATGCCAATGAGCAGATGATTGTCGAGCAAGGCGACAAGTTTGGGATCGAGTGGCCGGATGATCGTTCCGGGTTGCAGTTGATTCGCGGTGATGGCGATGAAATCAAGGTGTGGTTTGCTTCGCCGGGTACTCCTAGCGCGAAGGCGGGATTTCAGGAGAATGATCAGATCATGTCGATTAACGATATCCCCGTCGGGCAGCTTGCAGGCATTGATGCAATCAGGAATGTCCTGTGCGCCAAAGCCGGGACTCAGTATCGAGTGACGGTGAAACGCGCCGGCAAAGAACTGCAGTTGAATTTGACGCTGAAGGAACTGCTGTAG
- a CDS encoding single-stranded DNA-binding protein has product MASVNKAILIGNLGKDPELRYTPAGVAVCTFSLATTEKWRDKTTNEQKESTTWHNIVLWRRQAEIAKEYLSKGSPVYIEGRIQTRSYDDKEGVKKWITEIVGDRLQLLGRRGEGGDHSTQSASPDLPEAPPMSEDDDDLPF; this is encoded by the coding sequence ATGGCATCAGTAAATAAAGCCATCTTGATTGGCAATCTTGGCAAGGATCCGGAATTGCGCTATACCCCTGCCGGTGTCGCGGTTTGCACGTTTTCACTCGCCACGACCGAAAAATGGCGCGACAAGACGACGAATGAGCAGAAGGAAAGCACCACTTGGCACAATATCGTGCTGTGGCGGCGTCAGGCGGAAATCGCTAAAGAGTACTTGTCTAAGGGCTCGCCGGTGTATATCGAGGGCCGGATTCAGACGCGCAGTTACGACGACAAAGAAGGCGTGAAGAAATGGATCACCGAAATCGTCGGCGATCGTTTGCAGTTGTTGGGACGTCGCGGCGAAGGCGGCGACCATTCGACGCAGTCGGCGTCACCGGATCTTCCGGAGGCACCGCCAATGTCGGAGGATGACGACGATCTGCCATTTTAG
- a CDS encoding MBL fold metallo-hydrolase — protein sequence MMKITFHGAAGTVTGSKYLVEVNDKRILVDCGMFQGPKELRERNWLPLPFDPTAIEAVILTHAHIDHIGFLPKIVREGFSNPIYATPPTVDLAAVSLLDTAMLQMEDAQYRQKKKLSRHETVLPLFDEDDAELTIKLFRKANFGEWKSIGTEFRFRYHIAGHLLGAAGVELEMDDGVNKRSIFFSGDVGRYANPLTIDPSKPPMCDYLVCESTYGGKVHPAEDAFSVFEELINRVVKERSVLLIPAFAIGRTQQITYLVNQLIAKKFIPPIPVHIDSPMAIAATDIYSKFSSYHSIGQNKLQGDNSMLDGPHVTLHRTRKSSKVLNELKGPAIILSSSGMLTGGRILHHLLNRLPDPTTTVALVGFMAEGTLGRKLMDGADLIYIHKVPVDVKARIVNFQGMSGHADWFELLHWLEPMEYQPRKVFITHGEKEQSEAMAQHLREERKWETVQPKMDESFVL from the coding sequence ATGATGAAAATCACTTTTCACGGCGCCGCCGGAACTGTCACCGGATCAAAGTATCTTGTGGAAGTCAACGACAAGCGCATCCTCGTCGATTGCGGCATGTTTCAAGGTCCGAAGGAACTGCGCGAACGCAACTGGCTGCCGCTGCCGTTCGATCCGACCGCCATCGAAGCTGTAATTCTTACCCATGCTCACATCGATCATATTGGCTTCCTTCCTAAGATCGTCCGCGAAGGATTTTCCAATCCCATTTATGCGACTCCACCAACTGTCGATCTCGCCGCGGTTTCTCTCCTCGATACGGCAATGCTGCAAATGGAAGACGCCCAGTATCGCCAGAAGAAGAAACTTTCGCGCCACGAAACCGTATTGCCGCTGTTCGATGAGGACGACGCCGAACTGACAATCAAGCTCTTCCGCAAAGCCAACTTCGGCGAATGGAAATCAATCGGCACCGAGTTTCGTTTCCGCTACCACATTGCCGGGCATCTGCTCGGAGCCGCCGGTGTCGAACTGGAAATGGATGACGGCGTCAACAAGCGTTCTATATTCTTCTCCGGCGATGTCGGTCGCTATGCCAACCCGCTCACAATCGACCCGTCAAAACCGCCAATGTGCGACTATCTCGTCTGCGAGTCTACCTACGGCGGCAAAGTGCATCCGGCCGAAGACGCTTTTTCGGTGTTTGAGGAATTGATCAATCGAGTCGTGAAGGAAAGAAGCGTCCTGCTCATTCCCGCATTTGCAATCGGACGTACTCAGCAAATCACCTATTTGGTGAATCAGCTCATCGCCAAGAAGTTCATTCCGCCAATCCCAGTCCATATCGATTCGCCGATGGCTATCGCCGCAACCGATATCTATTCAAAGTTCTCATCCTACCACTCAATTGGTCAGAACAAACTGCAGGGTGATAACTCGATGCTCGATGGTCCACATGTCACACTTCACCGCACGCGCAAATCGTCCAAAGTTCTCAACGAACTTAAAGGACCGGCGATTATCCTGTCATCAAGCGGCATGCTCACCGGCGGCCGTATCCTGCATCATTTGCTCAACCGCCTACCCGATCCGACAACTACGGTGGCGCTGGTTGGTTTCATGGCCGAGGGTACGCTTGGACGCAAACTCATGGATGGCGCCGATCTGATTTACATCCACAAGGTCCCTGTAGATGTCAAAGCCCGTATCGTTAACTTCCAGGGAATGTCCGGCCACGCCGATTGGTTTGAATTGCTGCATTGGCTCGAACCAATGGAGTATCAACCGCGCAAAGTGTTCATTACGCACGGTGAAAAAGAGCAGTCTGAAGCTATGGCGCAGCATCTCCGCGAAGAACGCAAGTGGGAGACTGTCCAACCCAAGATGGACGAGTCCTTCGTTTTGTAG
- a CDS encoding trypsin-like peptidase domain-containing protein, with product MPKCKSLFFNSLLLTFLLITYQCANSQSTALEIEKLSAASRNLVERTAPAIVGIVATGYTPGEGGFWSEEGLLTRQRSGGSGVILSPDGYIITNAHVIEGSQRIQVMLSPTASDVSRSQSIVKPRGRVVGAQIVGVDLETDLALLKIDETNLPYLRLGNSDEVKQGQIVFAFGSPMGLENSVTMGVVSAIARQLRPESPMIYIQTDASINPGNSGGPLVGSNGEIIGINTSILSQGGGAEGIGFAAPSNIVRTIFTQIKEHGYVRRGEIGVNAQTITPALAAGLNLTRQSGVILADVYPNSPAHVAGLEIGDVILSLDNKSMENGRQFLVNLYGKAEGAMVNVTALRGSDTLKLQVEIIERQAFQEMLTTMVTPDRNLIPQLGILAIELTTQLQSMLGETRYPKGIVVAARSQTTQMWEQSLQPGDIIYSVNNTKVESLEQLRSVVSGIKLATAVLHVERRGELLYIPVETI from the coding sequence ATGCCCAAATGCAAATCACTATTCTTCAACTCATTGTTGCTAACGTTTCTGCTTATCACTTATCAATGCGCCAACTCGCAGTCGACAGCTCTTGAAATCGAGAAACTGAGCGCCGCTTCCCGAAATCTTGTTGAGCGTACCGCTCCGGCTATCGTCGGTATTGTGGCCACGGGCTACACTCCCGGTGAAGGCGGCTTCTGGTCCGAAGAAGGACTCCTTACTCGCCAGCGCAGCGGCGGCTCTGGTGTCATTCTCAGCCCTGACGGCTACATCATTACGAATGCGCACGTCATCGAAGGCTCACAACGAATCCAGGTGATGTTGTCGCCGACAGCCAGTGATGTGAGCCGTTCGCAGTCAATTGTCAAGCCTCGCGGTCGTGTCGTTGGCGCACAAATCGTTGGCGTCGATCTGGAAACTGATCTCGCCCTTTTGAAAATCGACGAAACCAATCTGCCATATCTCAGGCTTGGTAATTCGGACGAGGTCAAGCAAGGACAAATCGTCTTCGCGTTTGGCTCGCCGATGGGTCTCGAAAATTCCGTCACGATGGGTGTCGTCAGCGCCATCGCTCGGCAGCTCCGTCCCGAGAGCCCGATGATCTACATCCAAACCGATGCCTCAATCAACCCCGGTAACAGCGGCGGACCGCTGGTCGGTTCAAACGGCGAAATCATCGGCATCAACACTTCGATACTATCGCAGGGCGGTGGCGCCGAGGGAATCGGATTTGCCGCCCCAAGCAATATTGTCCGCACGATCTTCACGCAGATTAAAGAACATGGCTACGTCCGTCGCGGCGAGATCGGAGTAAACGCGCAGACAATTACTCCCGCCCTTGCAGCAGGATTGAACCTAACGCGCCAGTCAGGAGTCATTCTCGCTGATGTCTACCCCAATTCACCGGCGCATGTCGCCGGTCTTGAAATCGGCGATGTGATTCTCTCGCTCGATAACAAATCCATGGAAAATGGCCGCCAATTCTTGGTCAATCTATACGGAAAGGCCGAAGGAGCAATGGTCAACGTCACCGCCTTGCGGGGAAGTGACACGCTGAAACTGCAGGTAGAAATTATCGAGCGTCAGGCGTTCCAAGAAATGTTGACGACAATGGTCACGCCAGATCGAAACCTCATTCCTCAACTTGGTATCCTGGCAATCGAACTGACAACTCAGCTGCAGAGTATGCTCGGCGAAACGCGGTATCCAAAGGGCATCGTCGTTGCCGCTCGCTCGCAAACCACGCAGATGTGGGAACAATCGCTACAGCCCGGTGATATCATTTACAGTGTCAATAATACCAAGGTCGAGAGCCTCGAACAATTGCGTTCGGTAGTCTCAGGTATCAAACTCGCAACGGCCGTTCTGCACGTCGAACGCCGCGGCGAATTACTCTATATCCCAGTGGAAACGATCTAA
- a CDS encoding universal stress protein — protein MFKKILVPSDLSEQSLASIRAAVELARALDSELILLNVHPEFMRKGELEMLRVSTQEFLKDEKEIAVTAKSRLEELLKLAGGGDLPYKILLREGNHRDEILATGDENQCDLIIITTTGRTHLREHLHGSDSEQLVRDTQIPILVIPVSKQE, from the coding sequence ATGTTCAAGAAGATTCTCGTGCCCTCCGATTTGAGCGAACAATCGCTTGCGTCGATTCGAGCCGCGGTGGAATTGGCGCGGGCACTTGACTCGGAGTTAATCCTTCTCAACGTCCATCCCGAATTCATGCGCAAAGGGGAACTGGAAATGCTGCGCGTTTCGACCCAGGAATTCTTGAAGGATGAAAAGGAGATCGCCGTTACTGCCAAGTCCAGACTTGAGGAATTGCTCAAGCTAGCTGGTGGCGGCGATCTGCCATACAAAATCCTCCTGCGCGAAGGGAACCACCGTGATGAGATTCTCGCGACCGGTGACGAGAATCAATGCGACCTGATAATCATAACTACTACCGGCCGTACTCACCTTAGGGAACATTTACACGGCTCAGACTCGGAACAGCTCGTTCGCGACACCCAGATTCCGATTCTTGTCATACCGGTTTCCAAGCAGGAATAG
- a CDS encoding sodium:proton antiporter — MTIFAGSLTAANTQEQYESNVKAVEARQQAAAKLQLGQQLPLWSCIPFVGILLSIALIPMIAPAFWHHHFPKIAFGWGLLFAIPFVMVYGGTGMHELLHVLLGEYVPFIILLWGLYTVSGGIYFKGSLVGKPAVNVVILLIGTILASWMGTTGAAMLLIRPLIRANKERKYKVHTVVFFIFLVANVGGLLTPLGDPPLFLGFLNGVPFFWTFKMWNKLLFSVAYLTILYTAIEMYLYRRETKGVAQTPSTPQPIKIHGGANFLYLIGIVIAVLLSGSLHLGELQFAGLHFTYQSILRDVLIVVLGILSLKTTKAEYREANGFTWFPIKEVAFLFVGIFMSIVAPLLILQAGKTGAASAIVAAVHSPASYFWVSGLLSSFLDNAPTYLTFFNMALGDLGIAPAQVTGILSGTLAHPMSAQFVIDLTAVSAGAVFFGANTYIGNAPNFMVRSIAEESKVPMPSFFGYMLWSVAILIPLFILMTFVFFT; from the coding sequence ATGACCATTTTTGCCGGTTCATTGACTGCTGCCAACACCCAAGAGCAGTATGAAAGCAACGTAAAGGCTGTCGAGGCGCGCCAGCAAGCTGCTGCCAAGCTACAGCTTGGTCAACAACTTCCGTTGTGGAGTTGTATCCCGTTTGTCGGAATTCTCTTGTCGATCGCACTGATTCCGATGATTGCCCCAGCGTTCTGGCACCACCATTTCCCAAAGATTGCTTTTGGCTGGGGACTGCTGTTTGCCATTCCATTTGTCATGGTCTATGGCGGCACCGGAATGCATGAGTTGCTGCATGTCTTGCTGGGCGAGTATGTGCCGTTCATCATACTCCTATGGGGGCTGTACACTGTCTCGGGCGGAATCTACTTCAAGGGCTCCCTGGTCGGCAAGCCGGCAGTCAACGTCGTGATACTTCTTATCGGAACCATCTTAGCATCATGGATGGGAACTACCGGCGCTGCGATGCTGCTGATTCGTCCCTTGATTCGGGCGAACAAGGAACGAAAGTACAAGGTTCACACTGTCGTGTTCTTCATCTTCCTTGTCGCCAACGTTGGTGGCCTACTTACACCTTTGGGCGATCCGCCTCTGTTCCTCGGATTCCTGAACGGAGTGCCGTTCTTCTGGACATTCAAGATGTGGAATAAGCTCCTCTTCTCTGTGGCATATCTGACAATACTGTATACAGCGATCGAGATGTATCTCTATCGCCGCGAGACGAAGGGTGTTGCCCAGACTCCCTCAACTCCTCAGCCAATCAAGATTCATGGCGGTGCCAATTTCCTGTATCTGATTGGAATTGTGATTGCCGTTTTGCTTTCCGGCAGTCTCCATTTGGGAGAACTTCAATTCGCCGGACTGCATTTTACCTATCAGTCGATCCTGCGTGATGTCTTGATTGTCGTCCTTGGGATATTGAGCCTCAAGACCACCAAAGCCGAATACCGCGAAGCCAACGGATTCACCTGGTTCCCGATCAAAGAAGTCGCGTTCCTCTTCGTCGGAATTTTCATGAGCATAGTCGCGCCACTGCTGATTCTGCAGGCTGGCAAGACTGGCGCCGCAAGCGCCATTGTCGCCGCAGTGCATTCGCCGGCTAGCTACTTCTGGGTGTCCGGGTTACTATCATCATTTCTTGACAATGCTCCGACTTATCTGACATTCTTTAACATGGCGCTTGGTGATCTCGGAATTGCTCCCGCGCAGGTAACCGGCATACTTTCGGGAACCTTAGCTCATCCCATGTCGGCTCAGTTTGTCATCGACCTGACAGCAGTTTCGGCTGGTGCTGTATTCTTCGGCGCGAATACATATATTGGCAATGCACCGAATTTCATGGTCCGTTCAATCGCTGAAGAATCCAAGGTTCCAATGCCGAGTTTTTTCGGCTACATGTTGTGGTCGGTTGCAATTCTCATCCCGCTCTTCATATTGATGACTTTTGTTTTCTTTACATAG
- a CDS encoding FAD-binding oxidoreductase: MNLLVDLRAIVSPENVIDNRTALEAAAIDESSLSPVMPAAIVRVSTTDEIQKVVRYCHDNRVALTVRAAGSALEGSAIPCENGIVLDVSGMDKVIQFWPEDLQVKVEPGVVYEKLNEILKRESLFFPPSPGGSSDVATIGGMVSTNASGIYSVKYGGTKDFVLELEIIDGAGKYHRLGNRAIKRSSGYNLVDLISGSEGTLGVITSVTLQLRGIPEGNRKAAFKFRSEYEAAQAVSEMMRYGLDLAAVEFLDRNVIEALNLLNHYDLEEVPCLFIEAHGSEEVLASNIESATQIAEELGGEVLTLKGGQNPWEIRHYVTNAIKLRRPGYTIIRNDAALPISRLPEIIQYCRELSEESGLLIHAFGHVGMGLIHALILARRDDSGEWQKGLEVNRKIILKAVECNGTISGEHGIGLGHKAIFNVEHSESIELMRQLKRVFDPNGILNPGKIFDPA, from the coding sequence ATGAATCTGCTGGTAGATTTGAGAGCGATTGTCTCCCCTGAGAATGTAATCGACAACAGGACCGCGTTGGAAGCGGCCGCGATTGATGAGTCTTCCCTATCTCCGGTGATGCCGGCGGCGATTGTCCGTGTATCAACGACCGATGAGATCCAGAAGGTCGTGCGGTATTGTCACGACAATCGAGTAGCGCTAACTGTGCGCGCCGCCGGAAGTGCACTTGAGGGGAGCGCCATACCCTGCGAAAACGGGATTGTGCTTGACGTATCCGGAATGGACAAAGTGATTCAGTTCTGGCCGGAAGATCTTCAGGTCAAAGTCGAACCGGGAGTCGTTTACGAGAAACTAAACGAGATTCTCAAGCGGGAGTCCCTGTTCTTTCCTCCCTCTCCGGGCGGAAGCTCTGATGTCGCGACGATTGGGGGAATGGTCTCGACAAATGCCAGCGGTATCTACTCGGTGAAGTATGGCGGCACGAAAGATTTCGTGCTGGAGCTTGAAATTATCGACGGCGCCGGGAAATATCATCGACTGGGCAACCGAGCAATCAAGCGGTCATCGGGATACAATCTGGTTGACTTGATTTCCGGATCTGAAGGAACACTGGGTGTGATAACCTCTGTGACGCTTCAGCTACGAGGGATTCCGGAAGGAAATCGCAAAGCGGCTTTCAAGTTTCGATCAGAATACGAAGCGGCACAGGCGGTCTCTGAGATGATGCGTTATGGGCTGGATTTGGCGGCTGTGGAGTTTCTTGACCGCAACGTCATTGAAGCCCTGAACCTTCTGAATCATTACGATCTCGAAGAAGTGCCCTGCCTGTTCATCGAGGCGCACGGATCGGAAGAGGTGCTGGCAAGTAATATTGAATCGGCAACTCAGATTGCGGAGGAGCTTGGCGGTGAAGTACTCACGCTCAAGGGCGGGCAGAATCCGTGGGAGATCCGGCATTATGTTACCAATGCGATCAAGTTGCGTCGCCCCGGATATACGATTATTCGCAACGATGCAGCGCTGCCGATTTCGAGACTGCCTGAGATAATCCAGTATTGCCGCGAGCTGTCCGAAGAATCGGGACTGCTGATTCATGCCTTCGGTCATGTGGGAATGGGGTTGATTCATGCATTGATATTGGCGCGTCGCGATGATTCAGGCGAATGGCAAAAAGGGCTTGAAGTAAATCGGAAGATCATCTTGAAAGCAGTCGAGTGCAATGGAACGATTTCAGGCGAGCACGGAATTGGTCTTGGCCACAAGGCGATTTTCAATGTCGAGCATTCTGAATCAATCGAATTGATGCGTCAGCTAAAGCGAGTTTTTGATCCGAACGGAATACTTAATCCTGGGAAGATATTTGATCCGGCTTAG
- a CDS encoding DMT family transporter produces MIVLLYTITLILFGSTWVVVKIGLESIPPFTFAVVRFVIAFLLLGLAFRIWRYRLPAIPHIRRKIFVAGFLMYGLNFLFIYVGQKEIDSSLAAVLFATMPFFTGIIAHILLPQERLTKKVVIGMIVGFSGTVALFSNNLSLTGPVLGMLSLLLSSFFCSWATVLIKRDLQEIPAAQLSILQIPAGLVVLIPPMMFELPIQFDINVANVGSLLYLAILGTGVAFIGWYYLLKRVSAVALSLMTFLEPLVAIGLGYLLLDEKLESHFLIGGALILVGVLIATFERKVSPKPDQISSQD; encoded by the coding sequence GTGATAGTACTGCTATATACAATCACGCTAATCCTCTTCGGTTCGACCTGGGTCGTTGTCAAGATCGGGCTCGAATCCATCCCGCCATTTACCTTCGCCGTCGTTCGCTTCGTGATTGCATTTCTCTTGCTCGGACTTGCATTTCGTATCTGGCGTTACCGGCTCCCGGCAATACCGCACATTCGCCGTAAGATCTTCGTCGCCGGTTTCCTGATGTACGGTCTGAACTTTCTGTTCATCTATGTCGGGCAGAAGGAAATCGATTCCTCGCTCGCTGCCGTCCTCTTCGCCACTATGCCTTTTTTCACCGGTATTATTGCTCACATCCTGTTGCCGCAAGAACGACTGACCAAGAAAGTAGTCATTGGCATGATTGTCGGTTTCTCAGGTACCGTCGCGCTCTTTTCCAACAACCTGTCTCTCACTGGTCCAGTGTTGGGCATGCTCTCGCTCCTGCTCAGTTCGTTCTTCTGCTCCTGGGCAACTGTATTGATTAAACGCGACTTGCAGGAAATCCCCGCCGCGCAATTGTCGATTCTGCAAATACCTGCCGGGCTGGTGGTCCTGATCCCGCCGATGATGTTTGAACTGCCAATTCAATTCGACATCAACGTCGCCAACGTTGGTTCGTTGCTCTATCTGGCAATTCTCGGCACCGGTGTTGCCTTCATCGGTTGGTATTACTTGCTCAAGCGCGTGTCTGCTGTGGCGCTGTCGCTGATGACATTTCTCGAACCGCTGGTTGCGATCGGACTTGGCTATCTCTTGCTCGATGAAAAGCTTGAAAGCCACTTCTTGATTGGAGGAGCACTAATCTTGGTAGGAGTGTTGATTGCTACATTCGAAAGAAAGGTGTCACCTAAGCCGGATCAAATATCTTCCCAGGATTAA